One genomic region from Colletes latitarsis isolate SP2378_abdomen chromosome 10, iyColLati1, whole genome shotgun sequence encodes:
- the LOC143346050 gene encoding short transient receptor potential channel 4, with translation MSVATNLLLLQQSSVIIPSLQREEKRFFDLVEVGSVPEVKEFLESKPDFNINVADFQGVTALHIAVRNRNAAMVEYLLSYPDIDPGDTHLHAIRDNDIKITSMILNKLNDLMAGLEYVGVTHSTDFPDDTTPLAVAAQCGHFELINFLQRRHHTISKPHPPSCNCDECKYEFYLFVRRLHRNNTNRRSERERSDLLAIEKMRLLTYKAITNPAYICQTVEDPILEAFNLSYELNKAASFSKEFYHEYKTLSADVAQFATDLIDCARTVDEVEEMLKQSTGFAHSSKFIYPRLLFALHYKQRTFVAHPNIQQLIESKWIEGWYEWKIMGTWMKCLLVILRVFMLPVILLVVFFAPYSSKSKFWQSPVNKYLSSTASYLVFLLFAFLQSTADKSEQLRGPPNTGILNNFLKSSYKTKSNAPTSDPGDTLLVYVWIMIIYIIAYTWAMIRLCVVHGAKKFFTTPQYWFEVLIILLFLLTFLYWIIAAVDVTINGQLELERKYWNKYDPTLIGEGIFCLATIAAFLKLLYICLLNYHLGPLQLSLGKMITDVVKFIILFSIIILAFTTGTCKLYQYYDEMVQIDDESKIKTQQVSSFVDFKSTLKTLFWALFCMSPIESADVIIENLPGESENETVINHHTFTEIIGYISFAGFTFISVIVILNMLIACMSNTMTKVTENLIVEWTFGRTETYVDYMLTTTLPPPFNIIPTYIGIQPVIEYVKIFLKPTEDKRARWSINHCCYIESLETEKNKQFSMVMRRLVQRYFRQKEKAADENEIERLRKEIVELRNLLRDALSTD, from the exons ATGTCTGTAGCGACAAATCTGTTACTGTTGCAGCAATCCAGCGTGATAATTCCGTCGTTGCAAAGAGAGGAAAAACGCTTCTTCGATCTGGTCGAGGTCGGAAGCGTTCCAGAAGTGAAGGAGTTCCtcgaatcgaaaccagattttaatATCAATGTCGCGGATTTTCAG GGTGTCACGGCACTTCACATAGCAGTTCGGAACAGGAACGCGGCAATGGTGGAATACCTGCTGTCTTATCCCGACATCGACCCAGGCGACACTCACCTCCACGCCATCAGGGACAACGACATTAAAATTACTAGTATGATTTTAAACAAACTGAACGATCTGATGGCTGGTCTCGAGTACGTGGGCGTCACGCACAGCACCGACTTCCCGGATGACACTACGCCTCTCGCGGTGGCCGCACAATGCGGTCACTTCGAATTGATCAATTTCCTGCAGAGAAGACATCATACGATTTCGAAGCCGCATCCACCGAGCTGCAACTGCGACGAGTGCAAGTACGAATTCTATTTGTTCGTTCGACGACTCCATCGTAACAATACGAAC CGCAGAAGCGAGAGGGAAAGATCCGACCTGTTGGCGATAGAGAAAATGCGACTACTTACGTACAAAGCGATCACGAACCCAGCATACATTTGCCAGACCGTCGAGGACCCGATTCTGGAAGCCTTCAATTTATCTTACGAGCTGAATAAAGCCGCTTCATTCAGCAAAGAATTTTATCACGAGTACAAAACTCTCTCGGCG GATGTCGCACAATTCGCGACCGACCTGATCGATTGTGCGCGCACGGTCGACGAAGTGGAAgagatgctgaaacagtcaaccggATTCGCTCATTCATCCAAGTTCATCTATCCACGACTGCTATTCGCGCTCCACTACAAGCAGAGGACTTTCGTGGCTCACCCCAACATACAACAG TTGATCGAGAGTAAATGGATCGAGGGCTGGTACGAGTGGAAGATAATGGGAACGTGGATGAAGTGTCTATTAGTGATTTTACGTGTTTTTATGCTGCCGGTGATACTGTTGGTCGTTTTCTTCGCACCCTACTCTAGCAAGTCGAAATTCTGGCAGTCGCCCGTTAACAAATATCTCTCATCCACCGCCAGCTACCTCGTGTTTCTATTGTTCGCTTTCCTCCAGTCGACGGCTGACAAAAGCGAACAGCTCCGTGGACCACCCAACACCGGTATTCTAAACAATTTCCTAAAATCGAGCTATAAAACAAAATCAAACGCCCCGACCTCTGACCCCGGGGATACTTTATTAGTGTACGTTTGGATTATGATCATCTACATCATCGCGTATACCTGGGCGATGATTCGTCTATGCGTGGTGCATGGCGCGAAGAAGTTCTTTACGACGCCTCAGTACTG gTTCGAGGTATTGATAATATTACTATTTCTTCTGACATTTTTATATTGGATAATCGCCGCCGTGGACGTGACAATAAACGGACAGCTGGAATTGGAGAGGAAGTATTGGAACAAGTATGATCCCACTCTGATCGGTGAAGGGATTTTCTGTCTCGCGACCATCGCAGCGTTCCTGAAATTATTATATATCTGCTTGCTGAACTATCATCTAGGACCACTGCAGCTGTCTCTGGGAAAAATGATCACGGACGTTGTGAAATTTATCATTCTTTTCAGCATCATTATCCTTGCTTTCACCACGG GAACGTGTAAACTGTATCAGTATTACGACGAGATGGTCCAGATCGACGACGAATCCAAGATCAAGACTCAACAAGTCAGCTCGTTCGTGGATTTCAAGTCCACGTTGAAGACTCTGTTCTGGGCACTCTTCTGCATGAGCCCCATCGAAAGCGCGGACGTGATAATCGAGAATCTACCAGGCGAATCGGAAAACGAGACTGTCATCAATCATCACACGTTCACAGAGATTATAGGATACATATCATTCGCTG GTTTCACGTTCATTTCTGTAATAGTGATACTGAACATGCTAATCGCGTGCATGTCGAACACGATGACAAAAGTCACGGAAAACCTGATCGTTGAATGGACTTTCGGCCGAACAGAG ACTTATGTCGATTACATGCTTACAACAACCCTTCCACCGCCGTTCAATATTATTCCAACCTACATCGGTATTCAGCCAGTGATCGAGTACGTGAAAATATTCCTCAAACCGACAGAAGATAAGCGTGCGCGATGGAGCATAAATCACTGTTGCTATATC GAATCTTTAGAAACCGAGAAGAACAAACAATTTTCCATGGTGATGAGGCGACTGGTTCAACGATATTTCCGGCAAAAAGAAAAAGCGGCGGATGAGAACGAAATAGAGAGGCTGAGGAAAGAAATTGTAGAACTTAGGAACCTTTTAAGGGACGCTTTGTCTACCGATTGA